A genomic region of Halomonas aestuarii contains the following coding sequences:
- the phnE gene encoding phosphonate ABC transporter, permease protein PhnE, giving the protein MVDDADLLADRVWRRHNPKQQLIRFGVMLLTLMVVVWAVSDIDIFWPWVWDAPNQISSLGARMWPPDPTRLGEIVDAMIETVHIATLATMLTIFIALPVSYIAAQNTTPNRACLWLGRFILVSSRSVNTIIWALLFVAIFGPGVLAGILAIMFRSVGFIGKLMGEAIEEIDRRPVEAMEATGASKAKVIAYAVVPQVMPAFFAIVILRWDINIRESTVLGLVGAGGIGVILQGSIDTFAWPTVATILIAIIALVLVGEAVTGLLRRKVL; this is encoded by the coding sequence ATGGTAGACGACGCCGACCTCTTGGCCGATCGCGTCTGGCGACGGCACAACCCCAAACAGCAGCTGATCCGCTTCGGCGTGATGCTGCTGACCCTGATGGTGGTGGTCTGGGCCGTCAGCGACATCGACATCTTCTGGCCCTGGGTGTGGGACGCGCCCAACCAGATCTCGAGCCTCGGCGCGCGCATGTGGCCGCCGGACCCGACCCGGCTCGGCGAGATCGTCGATGCGATGATCGAGACGGTGCACATCGCCACCCTGGCGACGATGCTGACCATCTTCATCGCGCTGCCGGTCTCCTACATCGCCGCCCAGAACACCACGCCCAACCGCGCCTGCCTGTGGCTGGGGCGCTTCATCCTGGTCTCCAGCCGCTCGGTGAACACCATCATCTGGGCGCTGCTGTTCGTGGCGATCTTCGGCCCCGGCGTGCTGGCGGGGATACTGGCCATCATGTTCCGCTCGGTGGGCTTCATCGGCAAGCTGATGGGCGAGGCCATCGAGGAGATCGACCGTCGCCCGGTGGAGGCCATGGAGGCCACCGGGGCCTCCAAGGCCAAGGTGATCGCCTACGCCGTGGTGCCCCAGGTGATGCCGGCGTTCTTCGCCATCGTCATCCTGCGCTGGGACATCAACATCCGCGAGTCCACGGTGCTGGGGCTGGTGGGCGCCGGCGGCATCGGGGTGATCCTGCAGGGCTCCATCGACACCTTCGCCTGGCCTACCGTGGCGACCATCCTGATCGCC
- the phnE gene encoding phosphonate ABC transporter, permease protein PhnE, giving the protein MASPDHEERAAPRTWRKPPFIANPLLRYGLLVVLAAYLVWAFGSLPFNWERISEGLPRAARIFGGGFPPTLSRFDLLLTGFTESLQIAILATLLGVLLSVPFAVMAARNVAPLPIYLLGRAVIIVSRSFHPVIVAILFVAAVGFGPLAGILTLTLYSIGFVGKLLAEEIEEIDWGQVEAMRSTGAGYLATLFYAVFPQILPRQVGLSMYQLDSNLRASAVVGIVGAGGIGSTLMNAFGRYDYDFAFAILLVIIAVILASEGVSGWVRKKIW; this is encoded by the coding sequence ATGGCCAGCCCTGACCACGAGGAGCGCGCCGCCCCGCGCACCTGGCGCAAGCCCCCCTTCATCGCCAACCCGCTGCTGCGCTACGGCCTGCTGGTGGTGCTGGCGGCCTATCTGGTGTGGGCCTTCGGCAGCCTGCCCTTCAACTGGGAGCGCATCAGCGAGGGGCTACCGCGGGCGGCACGCATCTTCGGCGGCGGCTTCCCGCCGACCCTGTCGCGCTTCGACCTGCTGCTCACCGGCTTCACCGAGAGCCTGCAGATCGCCATCCTGGCGACCCTGCTCGGCGTGCTGCTGTCGGTGCCCTTCGCGGTGATGGCGGCCCGCAACGTCGCGCCGCTGCCGATCTACCTGCTGGGCCGCGCGGTGATCATCGTCTCGCGCAGCTTCCACCCGGTGATCGTCGCCATCCTGTTCGTCGCCGCGGTGGGCTTCGGTCCCCTGGCGGGCATCCTGACGCTGACCCTCTACTCCATCGGCTTCGTCGGCAAGCTGCTCGCCGAGGAGATCGAGGAGATCGACTGGGGCCAGGTGGAGGCCATGCGCTCCACCGGGGCCGGCTACCTGGCGACGCTCTTCTACGCCGTCTTCCCGCAGATCCTGCCCCGCCAGGTGGGGCTCTCCATGTATCAGCTCGACAGCAACCTGCGAGCCTCCGCGGTGGTCGGCATCGTCGGCGCCGGCGGCATCGGCAGCACCCTGATGAACGCCTTCGGGCGCTACGACTATGACTTCGCCTTCGCCATCCTGCTGGTGATCATCGCGGTGATCCTGGCCAGTGAAGGCGTCAGCGGCTGGGTAAGGAAGAAGATATGGTAG
- the phnC gene encoding phosphonate ABC transporter ATP-binding protein, producing the protein MLEISNLIKRYGRDEPVLKGLDLTVEGNSVVAIVGASGAGKSTMLRCINRLVEPTSGSIKLNGTELVTLRHAELRRARRKIGMVFQGFNLIDRLTVMENVLAGRLGYVNLFQAITRRYPASDIERAFVLMERVGIAHYANKRADELSGGERQRVGVVRALMQEPEVLLADEPTASLDPRTSEQIMVLLQSLASELSLPVLINIHNVAQARTYTDRIVGLRHGTMIFDGAPSDFDKEALDAIYGGIEAPEDEPAPAAEEVSDGQP; encoded by the coding sequence ATGCTAGAGATATCCAACCTGATCAAGCGCTACGGTCGCGACGAGCCGGTGCTCAAGGGGCTCGACCTGACGGTGGAAGGCAACAGCGTCGTCGCCATCGTCGGCGCCTCCGGCGCCGGCAAGAGCACCATGCTGCGCTGCATCAACCGGCTGGTGGAACCCACCTCGGGCTCGATCAAGCTCAACGGCACCGAACTGGTCACCCTGCGTCATGCCGAGCTGCGCCGCGCCCGGCGAAAGATCGGCATGGTCTTCCAGGGCTTCAACCTGATCGACCGCCTCACCGTGATGGAGAACGTGCTGGCCGGACGGCTCGGCTACGTCAACCTGTTCCAGGCCATCACCCGCCGCTATCCGGCCTCGGACATCGAGCGCGCCTTCGTGCTGATGGAGCGCGTGGGCATCGCCCACTACGCCAACAAGCGCGCCGACGAGCTCTCCGGCGGCGAGCGCCAGCGCGTCGGCGTGGTGCGGGCGCTGATGCAGGAGCCCGAGGTGCTGCTCGCCGACGAGCCCACGGCCTCCCTGGACCCGCGCACCTCCGAGCAGATCATGGTGCTGCTGCAGAGCCTGGCCAGTGAGCTGTCGCTGCCGGTGCTGATCAACATCCACAACGTCGCCCAGGCGAGGACCTATACCGACCGCATCGTCGGGCTGCGCCACGGCACCATGATCTTCGATGGCGCCCCCTCGGACTTCGACAAGGAGGCCCTGGACGCCATCTACGGCGGCATCGAGGCGCCGGAGGACGAGCCGGCCCCAGCGGCCGAGGAGGTAAGCGATGGCCAGCCCTGA
- the phnD gene encoding phosphate/phosphite/phosphonate ABC transporter substrate-binding protein: MIHPTARSSRFPLAPFALSSLLPLAMLAASPALAQEDCERGALAAIYCDENGDMVADRPTDESEWLNPDTLIFAYTPVEDPAIYSDIWQPFIDHLEEVTGRDVRFFAVQSNSAQVEAMRSGRLHIAGFSTGPTPFAVNLAGAVPFALMGSDDGRFGYTLQLYTHVDSGIDEMEDLKGKRVAHTSPTSNSGNQAPRALFPEMGIVPGEDYEVVYSGSHDQSMLGVVAQDYDAAPVASEVVERMAARGLYDPEDVKIIYESDSFPTTSYNYAYNLHPDLVDKIEEAFFSFEFEGTELGEEFEGVEKFVPINYKDNWKVIRTIQNANGVEYTPDNLQ, from the coding sequence ATGATCCACCCTACCGCCCGCTCATCCAGGTTCCCGCTCGCCCCCTTCGCCCTTTCCTCGCTGCTGCCACTGGCCATGCTGGCGGCCAGCCCGGCGCTGGCCCAGGAGGACTGCGAACGCGGCGCCCTGGCTGCCATCTACTGCGACGAGAACGGCGACATGGTCGCCGACCGTCCGACCGATGAGAGCGAATGGCTCAACCCCGACACCCTGATCTTCGCCTACACCCCGGTCGAGGATCCGGCCATCTACTCCGATATCTGGCAACCCTTCATCGATCACCTCGAGGAGGTCACCGGCCGCGACGTGCGCTTCTTCGCCGTCCAGTCCAACTCGGCCCAGGTCGAGGCCATGCGCAGCGGCCGCCTGCACATCGCCGGCTTCTCCACCGGCCCGACGCCCTTCGCCGTCAACCTGGCCGGCGCGGTCCCCTTCGCGCTGATGGGCTCGGACGACGGACGCTTCGGCTATACCCTCCAGCTCTACACCCACGTCGATTCCGGCATCGACGAGATGGAGGACCTCAAGGGCAAGCGGGTCGCCCACACCTCGCCGACCTCCAACTCCGGCAACCAGGCCCCGCGCGCCCTCTTCCCGGAGATGGGCATCGTCCCCGGCGAGGACTACGAGGTGGTCTACTCCGGCAGCCACGACCAGTCGATGCTCGGCGTGGTGGCCCAGGACTACGACGCCGCCCCGGTGGCCTCGGAGGTGGTCGAGCGCATGGCCGCCCGCGGCCTCTATGACCCGGAGGACGTGAAGATCATCTACGAGTCCGACAGCTTCCCGACGACCTCCTACAACTACGCCTACAACCTGCATCCGGACCTGGTCGACAAGATCGAGGAGGCCTTCTTCAGCTTCGAGTTCGAGGGCACCGAGCTGGGCGAGGAGTTCGAGGGGGTCGAGAAGTTCGTTCCCATCAACTACAAGGACAACTGGAAGGTCATCCGCACCATCCAGAATGCCAACGGGGTCGAGTACACTCCCGACAACCTCCAGTAA
- a CDS encoding histidine phosphatase family protein codes for MSNTFPPDSGRWRNRYLLMRHGHSQANQQGRIISTPELGLAGFGLSPTGRSQLDALLADWGWARPDLILHSDFCRTTETAQCVADHFGLSLTAEPRLRERHFGAFEGERDDRYAEVWARDARDPAHRHGGVEAVVEVATRMREVIDALERRHGGETILLVSHGDPLQILLTALEGRELSRHREREPLAPASITVL; via the coding sequence ATGTCAAACACTTTCCCCCCCGACTCCGGCCGCTGGCGCAACCGCTATCTGCTGATGCGTCACGGGCACAGCCAGGCCAACCAGCAGGGGCGCATCATCAGCACGCCGGAGCTTGGCCTGGCGGGCTTCGGTCTCTCGCCCACGGGCCGGTCCCAGCTCGATGCGCTGCTCGCGGACTGGGGCTGGGCGCGGCCGGATTTGATCCTGCACTCGGACTTCTGTCGCACCACCGAGACCGCCCAGTGCGTCGCCGATCACTTCGGCCTGTCGCTCACTGCCGAGCCGCGCCTGCGGGAGCGCCACTTCGGCGCCTTCGAGGGGGAGCGGGACGATCGCTATGCGGAGGTCTGGGCCCGGGACGCCCGGGACCCGGCCCATCGCCATGGCGGCGTCGAGGCCGTGGTCGAGGTGGCGACGCGGATGCGCGAGGTGATCGACGCGCTCGAGCGGCGCCATGGGGGCGAGACGATCCTGCTGGTCAGCCACGGCGACCCGCTGCAGATCCTGCTGACCGCCCTGGAGGGGCGCGAGCTCTCACGGCACCGGGAACGGGAGCCTCTGGCCCCGGCCAGCATCACCGTCCTGTGA
- the glpD gene encoding glycerol-3-phosphate dehydrogenase, producing MSNKPDEVLDLFVIGGGINGAGIANDAAGRGLSVGLCEQGDLAGATSSASSKLIHGGLRYLEHHEFRLVREALREREVLLAKAPHIIWPLRFILPHQPHLRPAWMLRAGLFLYDHLGKRRKLPGSRGIRLDARQGLAPGITRGFEYSDCWVDDARLVVLNAVQARDHGAEILVRSRCTDAQERDGVWELTLEDLDDGRLMTRRCRTLVNAAGPWVEGVVRGQAHRHSRYGVRLIQGSHLIVPRLNHDDRAYILQNTDGRIVFVLPYEEEFSLVGTTDRRFEGDPSRIEASQEEIDYLLSVVNAHFRTQLSREAVIRTFSGVRPLCDDESTDPSAMTRDYTLDLDTRGAPLLSVFGGKITTYRKLAEAALDALSPHLPDMRPPWTAETPLPGGEIGDQAAFEARLLEEYPFLDTQQARRFARTYGALCREFLDGRDSQASLGQAFGAGLTAAEVDYLVEQEWARSAEDILWRRTKLALRLTAGQQGQLADYLQASREARPGPDASKAPGRASAGPQPHHPA from the coding sequence ATGAGCAACAAGCCAGACGAGGTCCTCGACCTCTTCGTGATCGGCGGCGGCATCAACGGCGCCGGCATTGCCAACGATGCCGCCGGGCGGGGGCTGTCGGTCGGGCTCTGCGAGCAGGGAGACCTCGCCGGCGCCACCTCCTCGGCCAGCAGCAAGCTGATCCACGGCGGGCTGCGCTACCTGGAGCACCACGAGTTCCGGCTGGTGCGGGAGGCCCTGCGCGAGCGGGAGGTGCTGTTGGCCAAGGCGCCTCACATCATCTGGCCGCTGCGCTTCATCCTGCCCCACCAGCCCCACCTGCGGCCGGCCTGGATGCTGCGGGCCGGGCTGTTCCTCTACGACCACCTGGGCAAGCGCCGGAAGCTGCCGGGCTCCCGGGGCATTCGGCTGGACGCCCGGCAGGGGCTCGCCCCCGGCATCACGCGCGGGTTCGAATACTCGGACTGCTGGGTGGATGACGCCCGTCTGGTGGTGCTCAACGCCGTGCAGGCTCGGGATCACGGGGCAGAGATTCTGGTCCGCTCCCGCTGCACCGATGCCCAGGAGCGCGACGGCGTCTGGGAGCTCACCCTGGAGGATCTCGACGACGGCCGGCTCATGACGCGCCGCTGCCGGACGCTGGTCAATGCCGCCGGCCCCTGGGTCGAAGGCGTCGTCCGCGGTCAGGCCCATCGCCACTCCCGCTACGGCGTGCGCCTGATCCAGGGCAGCCACCTGATCGTGCCGCGCCTGAACCACGACGACAGGGCCTATATCCTCCAGAACACCGACGGGCGCATCGTCTTCGTGCTGCCCTACGAGGAGGAGTTCAGCCTGGTCGGCACCACCGACCGGCGCTTCGAAGGAGATCCCTCACGTATCGAGGCATCACAGGAGGAGATCGACTACCTGCTCTCGGTGGTCAATGCCCACTTCCGTACCCAGCTCTCCCGCGAGGCCGTGATCCGCACCTTCTCCGGGGTGCGGCCGCTGTGTGACGACGAGTCGACGGATCCCTCCGCCATGACCCGCGACTACACGCTGGACCTCGACACCCGCGGCGCGCCGCTGCTGTCGGTCTTCGGCGGCAAGATCACCACCTACCGCAAGCTGGCCGAGGCGGCCCTGGACGCGCTCTCCCCCCACCTTCCCGACATGCGCCCGCCCTGGACCGCCGAGACGCCCCTGCCGGGCGGCGAGATCGGCGACCAGGCCGCCTTCGAGGCCCGGCTGCTCGAGGAGTATCCCTTCCTGGACACCCAGCAGGCCCGTCGCTTCGCCCGCACCTACGGCGCGCTGTGCCGGGAGTTCCTCGACGGCAGGGACTCCCAGGCCTCGCTGGGCCAGGCCTTCGGGGCCGGGCTGACCGCCGCCGAGGTCGACTACCTGGTCGAGCAGGAGTGGGCGCGCAGCGCCGAGGACATCCTGTGGCGGCGCACCAAGCTGGCCCTGCGGCTCACCGCCGGCCAGCAGGGCCAGCTGGCCGACTACCTCCAGGCATCGCGCGAGGCCCGACCGGGCCCGGACGCCTCGAAGGCGCCCGGCCGGGCATCGGCCGGGCCGCAGCCGCACCACCCGGCCTGA
- a CDS encoding DeoR/GlpR family transcriptional regulator, whose product MNQQQRQDAIIELVRRQGYASIEQLTEHFTVTPQTIRRDLNTLSNEGRIRRVHGGAGLESSTVNTAYSTRKTLNLEAKQRIATLLARHVPDHSSLFINIGTSNEVIAEALLEHQGLEVITNNLNVAAILQHKEDFNVIIAGGQVRSRDGGIIGEATIDFINQFKVDYGIIGISGIDEDGSLLEFDYQEVRVAQAILRNSRQVFLATDHSKFRRNPVVRQGNLAQLDALFTDREPPEAIMRLLKQHDVALHVA is encoded by the coding sequence ATGAACCAGCAGCAACGCCAGGATGCCATCATCGAGCTGGTCCGCCGCCAGGGCTATGCCAGCATCGAGCAGCTCACCGAACACTTCACGGTCACCCCCCAGACCATTCGCCGCGACCTCAACACCCTCTCCAACGAGGGTCGCATCCGCCGCGTGCATGGCGGCGCCGGGCTGGAGTCGAGCACCGTCAACACTGCCTACTCGACCCGCAAGACCCTGAACCTGGAGGCCAAGCAGCGCATCGCCACCCTGCTCGCCCGCCACGTGCCTGACCATTCGTCGCTGTTCATCAACATCGGGACCAGCAACGAGGTGATCGCCGAGGCGCTGCTCGAGCACCAGGGCCTCGAGGTGATCACCAACAACCTCAACGTGGCGGCGATCCTCCAGCACAAGGAGGACTTCAACGTGATCATCGCCGGCGGCCAGGTCCGCTCGCGGGACGGCGGCATCATCGGCGAGGCCACCATCGACTTCATCAACCAGTTCAAGGTCGACTACGGCATCATCGGCATCAGCGGCATCGACGAGGACGGCTCCCTGCTGGAGTTCGACTATCAGGAGGTGCGGGTGGCCCAGGCCATCCTTCGCAACTCCCGGCAGGTCTTCCTGGCGACCGACCACTCCAAGTTCCGCCGCAACCCGGTGGTACGTCAGGGCAACCTGGCCCAGCTCGACGCCCTGTTCACCGACCGCGAGCCGCCCGAGGCGATCATGCGCCTGCTGAAGCAGCACGACGTGGCCTTGCACGTGGCCTGA
- the glpK gene encoding glycerol kinase GlpK — MASYILAIDQGTTSSRAILFDREGHSVASAQREFPQHFPHDGWIEHDPEDIWDTVLATCREVIEKTGTGLEEIAGVGITNQRETTVLWDRDTGEALHSAIVWQDRRTDEACRRLREAGHLENVQARTGLLIDPYFSATKLAWLLDEVPGARERAERGELAFGTVDSFLIWRLTGGRVHATDATNASRTALFNIHDQRWDEELLALFDIPASLLPEVKDSSDDFGRVDARWLGGELAIAGVAGDQQAALVGQACFSPGMGKSTYGTGCFMIVNTGEAAETSRNRLLTTVAYRLNGTPTYAMEGSIFVAGATVQWLRDGLKLFADAAETEALACQTRTGHSVYLVPAFTGLGAPHWDPKARGAIFGLTRDTGIAEIVAAGLQAVCYQTRDLQVCMDDDMAASPGILRVDGGMVANNWVMQFLADMLGVQVDRPTVLETTALGAAYLAGLRLGWYRDLDEIAEMWRCERRFAPQMEEAERERLYAGWQEAVERVRTQ, encoded by the coding sequence ATGGCTTCTTACATTCTGGCCATCGATCAGGGCACCACCAGCTCCCGCGCGATCCTCTTCGACCGCGAGGGGCATAGCGTCGCCTCGGCTCAGCGAGAGTTCCCCCAGCATTTCCCCCATGACGGCTGGATCGAGCATGACCCGGAGGACATCTGGGACACGGTGCTCGCCACCTGTCGCGAGGTGATCGAGAAGACCGGCACCGGGCTGGAGGAGATCGCGGGCGTCGGGATCACCAACCAGCGCGAGACCACGGTGCTGTGGGATCGCGACACCGGCGAGGCCCTGCATAGCGCCATCGTCTGGCAGGACCGCCGTACCGACGAGGCGTGCCGGCGGCTGCGCGAGGCGGGTCACCTCGAGAACGTCCAGGCCCGCACCGGCCTGCTGATCGACCCCTACTTCTCGGCGACCAAGCTCGCCTGGTTGCTCGATGAGGTGCCCGGGGCCCGGGAGCGCGCCGAGCGCGGGGAACTGGCCTTCGGTACCGTGGACAGTTTCCTGATCTGGCGGCTCACCGGAGGGCGGGTGCATGCCACCGACGCCACCAACGCCTCGCGGACCGCGCTCTTCAACATCCATGACCAGCGATGGGACGAGGAACTGCTCGCGCTCTTCGATATCCCGGCGAGCCTGCTCCCCGAGGTCAAGGACTCCAGCGACGACTTCGGCCGCGTCGATGCCCGGTGGCTGGGCGGCGAGCTGGCCATCGCCGGGGTCGCCGGCGACCAGCAGGCGGCGCTGGTGGGGCAGGCCTGCTTCTCGCCCGGCATGGGCAAGAGCACCTACGGCACCGGCTGCTTCATGATCGTCAACACCGGGGAGGCGGCTGAGACGTCCCGCAACCGGCTGCTGACCACGGTGGCGTATCGGCTGAACGGCACCCCGACCTATGCGATGGAGGGCAGCATCTTCGTCGCGGGGGCCACGGTGCAGTGGCTGCGCGACGGCCTCAAGCTGTTCGCCGATGCCGCCGAGACCGAGGCGCTGGCCTGCCAGACGCGCACCGGGCACAGCGTCTACCTGGTGCCCGCCTTCACCGGCCTGGGGGCGCCCCACTGGGACCCCAAGGCGCGCGGTGCCATCTTCGGCCTGACTCGCGATACCGGCATCGCCGAGATCGTGGCCGCCGGCCTGCAGGCGGTCTGCTACCAGACCCGCGACCTGCAGGTCTGCATGGACGACGACATGGCGGCGTCGCCGGGCATCCTCCGGGTCGATGGCGGCATGGTGGCCAACAACTGGGTGATGCAGTTCCTGGCCGACATGCTCGGCGTCCAGGTGGACCGTCCCACCGTGCTGGAGACGACGGCGCTGGGCGCCGCCTACCTGGCGGGCCTGCGGCTCGGCTGGTACCGGGACCTCGATGAGATCGCCGAGATGTGGCGCTGCGAGCGCCGCTTCGCGCCGCAGATGGAGGAGGCCGAGCGCGAACGCCTCTACGCGGGCTGGCAGGAAGCCGTCGAGCGCGTCCGCACCCAGTAG
- a CDS encoding GAF domain-containing protein, whose product MTPDYPLLARQLGALLDTRDWLTNSAQTCAFLMQELPELNWAGFYLQRQPELLCLGPFQGKPACHPIPFDKGVCGAAARTRETQRVDDVHAVADHIACDADSRAELVVPIVVEDRLWGVLDLDSPTTGRFSEADRLGIEGLVAVFMERTELA is encoded by the coding sequence ATGACACCGGACTACCCCCTGCTCGCCCGCCAGCTGGGCGCGCTGCTCGACACCCGCGACTGGCTGACCAACAGCGCCCAGACCTGCGCCTTCCTGATGCAGGAGCTGCCCGAGCTCAACTGGGCCGGCTTCTACCTGCAGCGCCAGCCGGAGCTGCTCTGCCTGGGACCCTTCCAGGGCAAGCCGGCCTGCCATCCCATCCCGTTCGACAAGGGCGTCTGCGGCGCCGCGGCCCGCACCCGCGAGACCCAGCGCGTGGACGACGTGCATGCCGTTGCCGACCACATCGCCTGCGACGCCGACTCCCGCGCCGAGCTGGTGGTGCCGATCGTGGTGGAAGATCGTTTGTGGGGCGTGCTGGACCTGGACAGCCCGACCACGGGACGCTTCAGCGAGGCCGACCGCCTCGGCATCGAGGGGCTGGTCGCCGTGTTCATGGAGCGCACCGAGCTGGCATGA
- a CDS encoding MetQ/NlpA family ABC transporter substrate-binding protein produces MRKTLIGTLAASALILPALALSAGAVLADEHAIKVGTVAGPETDVMKVAAEIAQREYGLEVEIIEFTDYVTPNAALADGSLDANAYQHEPYMRSMVEDRGYDFAIAGYTFVYPIGAYSDKYDSIEALPEGATIALPNDPSNEGRALILMHNEGLITLDDPTYLEATPLDVTGNPHDFDFREIEAAQLPRVLPDVDMAFINNTFAQPAGLSLDDALIKEGPESPYVNLIVVRGGDEEREAIQQLVSAYQTEEVEAKADELFGPQAVPGWK; encoded by the coding sequence ATGCGCAAGACCCTGATCGGCACCCTGGCCGCCTCCGCACTGATTCTGCCTGCCCTGGCCCTCTCCGCCGGCGCCGTCCTGGCCGACGAGCACGCCATCAAGGTCGGCACCGTGGCCGGCCCCGAGACCGACGTGATGAAGGTGGCCGCCGAGATCGCCCAGCGCGAGTATGGGCTCGAGGTCGAGATCATCGAGTTCACCGACTACGTGACGCCCAACGCCGCCCTGGCCGACGGCAGCCTCGACGCCAACGCCTACCAGCACGAGCCCTACATGCGCTCCATGGTCGAGGACCGCGGCTACGACTTCGCCATCGCCGGCTACACCTTCGTCTACCCGATCGGCGCCTACTCCGACAAGTACGACAGCATCGAGGCGCTGCCGGAAGGGGCCACCATCGCCCTGCCCAACGACCCGTCCAACGAGGGTCGCGCCCTGATCCTGATGCACAATGAGGGGCTGATCACCCTGGATGACCCGACCTACCTGGAGGCCACCCCGCTGGACGTCACCGGGAACCCGCACGACTTCGACTTCCGCGAGATCGAGGCCGCCCAGCTGCCCCGCGTGCTGCCCGACGTGGACATGGCCTTCATCAACAACACCTTCGCCCAGCCGGCCGGGCTGAGCCTGGACGACGCCCTGATCAAGGAGGGCCCGGAGTCCCCCTACGTCAACCTGATCGTGGTGCGCGGCGGCGACGAGGAACGCGAGGCCATCCAGCAGCTGGTCAGCGCCTACCAGACCGAGGAGGTCGAGGCCAAGGCGGACGAGCTGTTCGGCCCGCAGGCGGTGCCCGGCTGGAAGTAA
- a CDS encoding methionine ABC transporter permease produces MSSAMIELILEATLDTLYMVAVSGVISALVGIPLGVLLYVTRPRQILAEPVVNRVLGAITNIGRSIPFIILMVAIIPLTRMLVGSSIGTNAAAVPLTIAAIPFVARLVEGALNEIPPGLVEAAQSMGATPWQIITKVLVPEARGGIFTALTVTAVTLVSYSAMAGAVGGGGLGDLGIRYGYNRFNPTIMLITVVILVVMVQGFQSLGDYLVRKSDHK; encoded by the coding sequence ATGTCCAGCGCGATGATTGAACTGATTCTCGAGGCCACCCTCGACACCCTCTACATGGTGGCCGTGTCGGGGGTGATCTCGGCGCTCGTCGGCATTCCCCTGGGGGTGCTGCTCTACGTCACCCGGCCGCGGCAGATCCTCGCCGAGCCCGTGGTCAATCGGGTGCTGGGCGCGATCACCAACATCGGCCGCTCCATCCCCTTCATCATCCTCATGGTGGCCATCATCCCCCTCACGCGGATGCTGGTGGGCTCGTCCATCGGCACCAACGCCGCCGCGGTCCCCCTGACCATCGCCGCCATTCCCTTCGTGGCGCGCCTGGTGGAAGGCGCGCTCAACGAGATCCCGCCGGGGCTCGTCGAGGCCGCCCAGTCCATGGGGGCCACGCCCTGGCAGATCATCACCAAGGTGCTGGTGCCCGAGGCACGGGGCGGCATCTTCACCGCGCTGACGGTGACGGCCGTCACCCTGGTCAGCTACTCGGCCATGGCCGGCGCCGTGGGCGGCGGCGGGCTCGGCGACCTGGGCATCCGCTACGGCTACAACCGCTTCAACCCGACCATCATGCTGATCACCGTGGTGATCCTGGTGGTGATGGTCCAGGGCTTCCAGAGCCTGGGCGATTATCTCGTCCGCAAGAGCGACCACAAGTGA